From Methanococcus maripaludis, the proteins below share one genomic window:
- a CDS encoding FecCD family ABC transporter permease translates to MIILNKNYVFPFLFAGVFLFSLFVGRYMFDPSLIFTNSLANNIFFDIRLPRAIAVSLAGASLALAGVSFQNIFKNYLAGPNILGVTSGSAFGASIAILFFAYNPYLVQFSAFIFGVIAVYIAYKLSSLLKSGIVGLILSGMAISAFFSAMIGLIKYVADPYEKLPTIVFWLLGSFVGLRWVDLGISVIPMLIGIIGLVMLKWVFNILATGDENAKSLGVDSKKLKNITIFLATLAASASTSLAGMIQWVGVVSPHIARLLVGVDNRKLVPASAFVGATLLLLCDTLARTLTPSEIPISIITSFIGAPILIIILSKRGVK, encoded by the coding sequence GTGATAATATTGAATAAAAATTATGTTTTTCCTTTTTTGTTTGCAGGCGTGTTTTTATTTTCCCTGTTTGTTGGAAGATACATGTTTGATCCTTCTTTAATTTTTACAAATTCACTTGCAAACAATATTTTTTTTGATATCCGGCTTCCAAGGGCGATTGCAGTATCGCTTGCAGGGGCATCTTTAGCGCTTGCGGGAGTTTCTTTTCAAAATATTTTTAAAAATTACCTTGCAGGCCCAAATATTTTGGGGGTTACAAGCGGGTCCGCATTTGGTGCATCTATTGCAATTTTATTTTTTGCGTACAATCCGTATCTTGTACAGTTTTCCGCGTTTATATTTGGTGTTATTGCAGTATATATTGCATATAAACTCAGCAGTCTTTTAAAAAGTGGGATTGTTGGGCTTATTCTTTCCGGAATGGCGATTTCTGCATTTTTTTCTGCAATGATCGGCCTTATAAAATACGTTGCAGACCCTTATGAAAAATTGCCAACGATAGTTTTCTGGCTTCTTGGAAGTTTTGTAGGCCTTCGATGGGTGGATTTGGGAATATCGGTTATACCTATGTTAATCGGGATTATCGGGCTTGTAATGTTAAAATGGGTTTTTAACATCCTTGCAACAGGGGATGAAAATGCAAAAAGTTTAGGGGTGGATTCAAAAAAACTGAAAAATATAACGATATTTCTTGCAACACTAGCTGCATCTGCATCGACTTCACTTGCAGGGATGATTCAGTGGGTTGGAGTTGTAAGTCCACATATTGCAAGGCTTTTAGTCGGGGTAGACAACAGGAAACTCGTTCCTGCATCTGCTTTTGTAGGTGCTACACTTCTCTTACTCTGCGACACGCTTGCAAGAACTTTAACGCCTTCTGAAATTCCAATAAGTATTATAACTTCGTTTATTGGTGCACCAATTTTGATTATTATTTTATCAAAAAGAGGGGTGAAATAA
- a CDS encoding ABC transporter substrate-binding protein, giving the protein MRTYLVLFSILLVFLAGCISTESKVGDTTTAVNMVSVTDFTGETSTINSPVERVVSNYGLIPPIIYLFGEGDKIVAGRGVMGADEFIDAVDPEFKTRSKDIKSDNVEEIKSLNPDVIFAPSWGSQQGQYPQLKSLGVPVVFIDIETSSNYYKTIEMMGEVFQKEAYAQELIDYYNQSTNDVLKRTASISENEKPRVLFLVYDQKKNSYWTPGGEFYQNNLITMAGGKTVSSDLPTGKAQINVEQAASWNPDIIITSAHTMEYPSTKVKEDILNDDGWKEINAVKNGNVYAMPFDGESWDTLGPKYVLGLYWTAKTLHPDMYTDFDILKLTSSEYERFFNVSIDEVTLVGDNIE; this is encoded by the coding sequence ATGAGGACATATTTGGTGTTATTTTCAATACTTCTGGTTTTTTTGGCCGGATGCATATCCACAGAATCTAAAGTTGGGGATACAACAACAGCGGTTAACATGGTTTCAGTTACTGATTTTACGGGTGAGACTTCTACAATTAATTCACCGGTTGAGAGAGTAGTTTCTAATTATGGCCTGATACCGCCGATAATTTACCTTTTTGGTGAAGGGGATAAAATTGTTGCAGGAAGGGGCGTTATGGGGGCTGATGAATTTATTGATGCAGTTGACCCAGAATTCAAAACCCGGTCAAAAGATATTAAAAGCGACAACGTTGAAGAAATTAAAAGTTTAAATCCGGATGTTATTTTTGCGCCATCCTGGGGCTCACAACAGGGACAGTACCCGCAATTAAAGAGTTTGGGAGTTCCTGTTGTTTTTATCGACATAGAAACATCTTCTAATTATTATAAAACTATTGAAATGATGGGCGAAGTATTTCAAAAAGAAGCTTATGCACAGGAATTAATCGATTATTACAATCAATCTACAAACGATGTTTTAAAAAGAACGGCATCAATCAGCGAAAATGAAAAACCAAGGGTTTTATTTTTAGTTTACGACCAGAAAAAGAATTCATACTGGACTCCTGGCGGAGAATTCTATCAAAATAATTTAATTACAATGGCCGGGGGAAAAACTGTTTCCAGTGATTTACCAACCGGAAAAGCACAAATTAACGTGGAACAAGCAGCAAGCTGGAATCCTGACATTATAATTACGAGTGCTCACACGATGGAGTATCCAAGCACTAAAGTAAAAGAAGATATATTAAATGACGACGGCTGGAAAGAAATTAATGCAGTTAAAAACGGAAATGTGTACGCAATGCCGTTTGATGGTGAATCTTGGGATACACTTGGTCCAAAATATGTTCTCGGGCTATACTGGACTGCAAAAACACTTCACCCTGATATGTATACTGACTTTGATATCTTAAAACTTACATCATCAGAATATGAACGGTTTTTTAATGTAAGTATTGACGAAGTTACGCTCGTTGGTGATAATATTGAATAA
- a CDS encoding DUF2202 domain-containing protein, giving the protein MSNKKIITSFLLLLVILSSISAYGNQNKSYGQNQGGQVYQLYDDTQVNHQQEIGNYPVEELSQEEIDGLLLMREEEKLARDVYLELYDIWGQQIFLNIANSESTHTNAVKLLLDKYNLTDPVTNDTRGAFTNQDLAELYSTLVEKGSVSLLDALTVGATIEDLDINDLKKLNEISDNQDITAVYNNLEKGSKNHLRSFTRVIEQNGGIYEPQYISESEYNEIISSEMETGTGYSTNPTAQTGQSNQYSASSSNNESKNVFEWMWQGLMNWFR; this is encoded by the coding sequence TTGAGTAATAAAAAAATTATTACGAGCTTTCTTTTATTATTAGTTATTTTAAGTTCAATATCTGCATACGGCAATCAAAATAAAAGTTATGGGCAAAATCAGGGCGGTCAGGTGTATCAATTATATGACGATACACAGGTAAATCACCAGCAAGAAATTGGTAATTATCCTGTTGAAGAATTAAGTCAAGAAGAAATTGACGGGTTATTGTTGATGAGAGAAGAAGAAAAATTGGCAAGAGATGTTTATTTGGAATTATATGACATATGGGGCCAGCAAATTTTCTTAAATATCGCAAATAGTGAAAGTACTCACACCAATGCAGTAAAGTTACTCTTAGACAAATATAATTTGACAGACCCCGTTACTAATGACACGAGAGGAGCATTTACAAATCAGGATCTGGCAGAACTTTACAGCACATTGGTTGAAAAAGGTTCAGTTTCACTGCTGGATGCATTAACTGTTGGTGCAACTATTGAAGATTTAGATATAAATGATTTAAAAAAATTAAATGAAATATCTGACAATCAGGATATCACTGCAGTATATAATAACCTTGAAAAAGGTTCGAAAAACCATTTAAGGTCATTTACGAGAGTTATCGAACAAAATGGTGGAATTTACGAGCCACAGTACATTAGCGAATCAGAGTATAATGAAATAATATCAAGCGAAATGGAAACAGGTACGGGATATTCTACAAATCCTACCGCACAAACAGGACAATCTAACCAGTATAGTGCCAGCAGTTCAAATAATGAGTCTAAAAATGTATTTGAATGGATGTGGCAGGGTTTAATGAACTGGTTTCGTTAA
- a CDS encoding NosD domain-containing protein encodes MIKKVLFLFLLLLAVSSVSAVDYTINETDFENQTDVDMAGYTYHAFIVINESGEYQVTANFANNFSSIDNVVFLIKDTENVTLDCNNMSFTTNTIFGPNYLVYAYNSSNITVKNLNSNWTRDVILFENVNDSKIENSEIISERYPIVLEDSYGITISENTLTSDTYPVYAKSDLINSTISGNTINNTCESTSYGIYCDYAVINSIMSENTIISCADSSAYGIYCGDYFENCTISGNNISVNGGSFHAFGICCDEYILDSTIENNVITVTSETYNAYGIFANEHIQNSTISGNNITSTTITSSAAAIGIYSELDMLTSTFSGNNITANSNHYSAGISSNRYVQDTTISGNTINTNATHNSIDICVNRDLTNTNISENEITAISEAYNAYGIYTFGGKILTSTILENNITANSSTYDAYGIFADGYLQDTTISGNTINTNAVDDSTGIYVYDYSIVNTDILENAITAISGNKAYGVYTENYHIQDTTISGNNITITGDTNARGIYSSYYFTGSIISNNTIDVTGNNSYILGFNSDFNNNEIYGNILSSLGSQAFGIYLSGDSGNYEFYDNNITVAGEGSEAIKLSYWLSGPNSNIYRNNITSEQSYAIDIIHCQGVRFYQNNIDGLINNGTNNYFVSSENITYYYNGNPYSGVLGNYWAGYLEADTNGDGIIDTPYTENYTNDTKPLAGIWGVDLTSNAPKVDYNDGMIHITEENFTSVSPYTGGGSAYVVITTPGYYILDCDYVNDSSIYKFIVIESDNVTFDGNNHWLNKTGDYVVYSNTENMLENVTVKNLMTSSSIYITASNSNVSSNTAQYVGVYGEYNTISSNTAYDVEVSGEYNTISTNTVENRFYLAYDDGLNNSIIFNNTVNSIELIGDNNKISSNTVDYIDMEGDWEYLSNNNTISSNIITDYIYVYGDYNTLANNTVEDEIYTCGLYTIISSNTVTNSSDYAIDFDGEGEGAYATVFNNTVLASEYGIRLDDCDEDYSNISYNTVYSSEYPLIIGDEVTGCNIYLNNFIYTDTVNISGITPGETGKNSFLSPFKIEYKYNGNSYSNFLGNYWSDYSGTDADANGIGDTYYLYGCDDESDYLENDTAPLIGMWGIDLIPYTPVTTHTTRSSGGGGRSYDSDISDEIDSKVIKNFVSSATVLFGNEIDQQFAEELRERIQNAEGFKISGNAVIVGGPKANPFAREYNDQFEMPISNDYPGENKGVIQVMTIQDNSGKIVKSYTIVYIAGSDRLGTQAALEYFKTLDELPDGPIMVEWTANGPVVVE; translated from the coding sequence ATGATAAAAAAAGTTTTATTTCTATTTTTGCTGCTTTTAGCAGTTTCAAGCGTTAGCGCTGTGGATTATACAATCAATGAAACAGATTTTGAAAATCAGACTGACGTTGATATGGCAGGATATACTTATCACGCGTTTATAGTTATTAATGAATCTGGCGAATATCAAGTAACTGCAAATTTTGCAAATAATTTTTCAAGTATCGACAATGTTGTATTCTTGATTAAAGACACTGAAAACGTTACACTCGACTGTAACAACATGTCTTTCACAACCAATACTATATTCGGGCCAAATTATCTAGTTTATGCTTACAATTCAAGCAATATTACAGTTAAAAATCTTAATTCCAACTGGACTAGGGATGTAATTCTTTTTGAAAATGTTAATGATTCTAAAATAGAAAACTCAGAAATTATCTCTGAAAGATATCCAATTGTTTTAGAAGATTCATACGGCATTACAATCTCAGAAAATACGCTTACCTCAGATACATACCCTGTTTATGCTAAATCTGATCTTATAAACAGTACGATTTCAGGAAATACAATTAACAATACTTGTGAATCCACTAGTTACGGCATATATTGTGATTATGCAGTTATAAACTCAATAATGTCAGAAAATACGATTATATCATGCGCAGACAGTAGTGCTTATGGGATTTACTGTGGTGACTATTTTGAAAACTGCACGATTTCAGGAAACAATATCTCAGTAAATGGAGGAAGTTTCCACGCTTTTGGTATATGTTGTGACGAGTATATCTTAGATTCAACAATTGAAAATAACGTAATAACAGTCACTTCAGAAACATACAATGCTTACGGCATTTTCGCAAATGAGCATATTCAAAACAGTACAATTTCAGGAAATAACATTACAAGTACTACAATAACTTCTTCGGCTGCAGCTATTGGCATTTATTCTGAATTAGATATGTTAACTAGCACATTTTCAGGAAATAACATTACAGCTAATTCTAATCATTATTCGGCAGGTATTTCTTCAAATAGGTATGTTCAAGATACTACAATTTCAGGAAATACAATTAATACAAATGCCACCCACAATTCCATTGATATTTGTGTCAATAGGGACCTAACAAATACGAATATCTCGGAAAATGAGATAACTGCGATTTCCGAAGCGTACAATGCCTATGGGATTTATACCTTTGGGGGTAAGATTTTAACTAGCACGATTTTGGAAAATAATATCACAGCTAATTCTTCTACTTATGATGCTTACGGTATTTTCGCAGATGGATATCTTCAAGATACTACAATTTCAGGAAATACAATTAATACAAATGCAGTTGACGACTCTACAGGCATCTATGTTTACGATTACAGTATCGTAAATACGGATATATTAGAAAATGCAATAACTGCGATTTCAGGAAATAAGGCTTATGGGGTATACACCGAGAATTACCATATTCAAGATACTACAATTTCAGGAAATAACATTACAATTACGGGAGATACTAACGCTCGCGGTATATATTCTAGCTATTATTTTACAGGCTCCATAATCTCAAATAACACAATAGATGTAACGGGCAATAATTCGTACATTTTAGGTTTTAATTCAGATTTTAATAACAATGAAATATATGGTAATATTCTATCCAGTTTGGGTAGCCAAGCATTTGGTATTTATCTTTCTGGCGATTCTGGAAATTATGAATTCTACGATAACAATATTACTGTAGCTGGTGAAGGTTCTGAAGCAATTAAACTTTCTTACTGGTTATCTGGACCTAACTCAAATATTTATAGAAATAACATCACATCAGAGCAATCTTACGCAATAGATATTATACACTGTCAAGGCGTTAGATTCTACCAAAACAACATTGATGGATTAATAAACAACGGAACAAACAACTATTTTGTTTCAAGTGAAAATATAACTTATTATTACAATGGAAATCCATACTCGGGCGTTCTTGGAAACTACTGGGCTGGATATTTAGAAGCTGATACGAATGGTGACGGTATAATCGATACGCCATACACAGAAAACTATACAAACGATACAAAACCACTTGCTGGAATTTGGGGTGTAGATCTTACATCAAATGCTCCAAAAGTGGATTACAATGATGGAATGATCCATATTACTGAAGAAAACTTTACAAGCGTAAGTCCTTATACTGGAGGCGGTAGTGCATACGTCGTAATTACTACCCCGGGTTACTACATACTGGACTGCGATTATGTAAACGATTCATCAATTTATAAGTTTATAGTGATTGAATCTGATAATGTAACTTTTGATGGAAACAATCACTGGTTAAATAAGACTGGAGACTACGTAGTCTATTCAAATACTGAAAACATGCTTGAAAATGTAACTGTTAAAAATTTAATGACTTCAAGCAGTATTTACATAACAGCTTCAAATTCAAATGTATCTTCAAACACTGCACAGTATGTTGGAGTTTACGGGGAGTATAACACGATTTCTTCAAACACTGCGTATGATGTTGAAGTTAGCGGAGAATATAATACGATTTCCACCAATACTGTGGAAAATAGATTTTATTTAGCATATGACGATGGATTAAATAATTCAATAATATTCAATAACACGGTAAACTCTATTGAACTAATCGGAGACAATAATAAAATCTCATCAAACACTGTAGATTATATTGATATGGAGGGCGATTGGGAGTATCTTTCGAATAATAACACAATCTCATCAAACATAATAACTGATTATATTTACGTTTACGGAGATTACAACACACTCGCCAATAACACCGTGGAAGACGAGATATACACCTGCGGATTGTATACCATAATTTCATCCAACACTGTAACAAACTCAAGCGATTATGCAATCGATTTTGATGGGGAGGGTGAAGGAGCTTACGCAACAGTCTTCAACAACACTGTTCTTGCAAGTGAATATGGTATTCGTTTAGATGATTGTGATGAAGACTATTCAAATATCTCTTACAATACGGTCTATTCATCAGAATATCCTCTAATAATTGGCGATGAAGTCACAGGATGTAATATTTACTTAAACAACTTTATCTACACAGATACAGTAAATATTTCGGGCATAACTCCTGGAGAAACTGGAAAAAACAGTTTCTTAAGTCCTTTTAAAATTGAATATAAATACAACGGAAATAGTTACAGTAATTTCCTTGGAAACTACTGGTCTGATTACAGTGGAACAGACGCAGATGCAAATGGAATCGGGGATACTTATTATCTATATGGATGTGACGATGAGAGCGACTATTTAGAAAACGATACAGCACCATTAATTGGAATGTGGGGAATTGATCTTATTCCTTACACGCCAGTAACAACCCATACAACAAGATCTTCCGGTGGCGGTGGAAGAAGTTACGATTCAGATATTTCAGATGAAATAGACTCAAAAGTTATTAAAAACTTCGTTTCAAGTGCAACAGTGCTCTTTGGAAACGAAATCGATCAGCAATTTGCTGAAGAATTAAGAGAAAGAATACAAAATGCAGAAGGATTCAAAATTTCTGGAAATGCAGTAATTGTTGGCGGACCAAAAGCAAATCCATTTGCGAGAGAATACAACGATCAGTTTGAAATGCCAATTTCAAACGACTACCCTGGAGAAAACAAAGGGGTTATTCAAGTTATGACTATTCAGGACAATTCTGGAAAAATCGTTAAAAGCTACACTATTGTATATATTGCAGGTTCAGATAGATTAGGAACACAAGCTGCTTTAGAATACTTTAAAACTTTGGATGAACTTCCAGACGGACCAATCATGGTCGAATGGACCGCAAATGGGCCAGTAGTTGTTGAATAA
- a CDS encoding alpha/beta hydrolase, translating to MIKNNVTINGIPAILWGEEQNRVFIAVHGNMSSKDDTVIQMLSEIAVKKGYQVLSFDLPEHGNRKNDKTPCKVDICVTDLEKIMKYAKNRWNKISLFACSMGAYFSLLAYPDENLEKSLFLSPVVDMERIIQNMMNWFDVTSERLEKEKEIETPSGQKLYWDYFCYVKEHPIKSWNFKTSILYGSKDELCEYDTLDNFAKRFKCNLEIVESGEHYFHTKKQLTSFENWLKKEIE from the coding sequence ATGATTAAGAATAACGTTACAATCAATGGAATTCCTGCTATTTTGTGGGGAGAAGAACAAAACCGTGTTTTTATTGCAGTTCACGGAAATATGTCCAGTAAAGACGACACTGTAATTCAAATGCTGTCAGAAATTGCTGTTAAAAAGGGATATCAAGTTTTGAGTTTTGATTTACCTGAACACGGGAATCGAAAAAACGATAAAACTCCCTGTAAGGTGGACATTTGTGTAACTGATCTCGAAAAAATAATGAAATATGCAAAAAACCGCTGGAATAAGATAAGTTTGTTTGCCTGCAGTATGGGTGCATATTTTAGTCTTTTGGCATATCCTGATGAAAATTTAGAAAAAAGTTTATTTTTATCGCCCGTTGTTGACATGGAGCGGATTATTCAAAATATGATGAACTGGTTTGATGTAACCTCTGAACGATTAGAAAAAGAAAAAGAGATAGAAACCCCAAGTGGTCAGAAACTATATTGGGATTACTTTTGCTATGTAAAAGAACATCCCATCAAATCTTGGAATTTTAAAACATCTATTCTTTACGGATCTAAAGACGAGTTATGTGAATATGATACGTTGGATAATTTCGCCAAACGATTTAAATGTAATTTAGAAATCGTAGAATCTGGAGAACACTATTTCCATACAAAAAAACAGTTAACTTCATTTGAAAACTGGTTGAAAAAAGAAATTGAATGA
- a CDS encoding tyrosine-type recombinase/integrase, which yields MQDLKNKLVFKPNRENPEESEKMNKWLVKFKEEREFDGIMKNTMTTDVVRLKIFLDFVEKRLEKEPDNMRNSDFIQFFNYLNTERKLSKSTQNRYFNLLKVFYRTMRLSNFLDFSDESIERKRFSRSEVKHYDAISEAELNEVIQSIVDGKSKTQIRDALVIRLLWDTGCRLSEVINLKYEDCDFKEGIFKLKNTKGKVERTVTCSKDTLDVLNQYKQYNPNSKPENYIFQTIEGKIIRKNWISKVFREHVKKLKEKGIIARNRRLVTHSLRHGRAVDFLDKGVPIDIVKEYLGHASLETTLFYSHSRERKDKMLKDLKKLL from the coding sequence ATGCAAGATCTGAAAAATAAGTTGGTATTTAAACCAAATCGAGAAAACCCTGAAGAATCCGAAAAAATGAACAAATGGCTTGTTAAATTCAAAGAAGAGCGAGAATTTGATGGCATAATGAAAAATACAATGACTACGGATGTTGTAAGATTAAAAATATTTTTAGACTTTGTAGAAAAGCGCTTGGAAAAGGAACCTGACAATATGAGAAACTCAGATTTTATACAGTTCTTTAATTATCTAAATACTGAGCGAAAATTATCCAAAAGCACACAAAATCGGTATTTTAACCTTTTAAAAGTATTTTATAGAACAATGAGGCTTTCAAACTTTTTAGATTTTTCAGATGAATCAATTGAAAGAAAACGATTCTCAAGATCCGAAGTAAAACATTATGACGCTATATCTGAAGCTGAATTAAACGAAGTAATTCAAAGTATCGTTGACGGAAAAAGTAAAACTCAGATAAGAGACGCTTTAGTCATAAGATTACTCTGGGATACAGGATGTAGGCTTTCAGAAGTTATAAATTTAAAATACGAAGATTGTGACTTTAAAGAAGGAATTTTCAAACTTAAAAATACAAAAGGAAAAGTGGAAAGGACAGTTACTTGTTCAAAAGATACCTTGGATGTCTTAAACCAGTATAAACAGTACAATCCGAATTCAAAACCAGAAAATTATATTTTCCAAACGATCGAAGGGAAAATTATTCGAAAAAACTGGATAAGTAAAGTTTTCAGGGAACATGTAAAAAAATTAAAAGAAAAAGGCATCATTGCAAGAAATAGGCGGTTGGTGACGCACAGTTTAAGACACGGCCGAGCAGTTGATTTCTTAGACAAAGGAGTTCCAATTGATATTGTAAAAGAATATCTCGGTCACGCGTCACTTGAAACAACATTGTTTTATTCACACTCAAGAGAACGAAAAGACAAGATGCTAAAAGACCTGAAAAAGCTTCTTTAA
- a CDS encoding DUF2540 domain-containing protein, which translates to MNEKLHLSLIEPLDVLAVRYYFHQIQNIDYVDVEKLGKVSKMPKKCSRTLKLSQEEQKIIEKTGKITNHLVNYVILIERENQRA; encoded by the coding sequence ATGAATGAAAAACTCCATCTAAGCCTTATTGAACCATTAGATGTTTTGGCGGTGAGATACTACTTTCACCAGATCCAAAACATTGACTATGTAGATGTCGAAAAACTTGGAAAAGTTTCGAAAATGCCAAAAAAGTGCAGTAGGACTTTGAAACTTTCACAAGAAGAGCAGAAAATTATCGAAAAGACTGGAAAAATCACAAATCACCTTGTAAATTATGTAATACTAATCGAGAGAGAAAACCAAAGGGCGTAG
- a CDS encoding ATP-binding protein produces MDDKIKSKLMSRLVPYFKEVHLDDIISETKRVVVDLKNVHDYGFFEFLDYLEENPYSALELLNEAYADAYFSYKMADADCTVTVKNLPESLNRNSNGKPMTIEDIKGENYGKLVEVEGIVVMATKIKLALKEAVYVCASCGQKKKVTIERPFEMHMGPQCPKCSQNMLLLDEESKYVDYQELKIQQPLDLMDDPEDPPKFISVLLEYTPGIYCGRIKVTGIPIKNQKNKKIPLHDILIGGYNCEPVTEKLDVSFTENEIKQFESLAKNKDVLNILSGRIAPQIKGNEIIKQSILLQQVRGVKKGKKRADSHILLITDPGTGKSDILRFIAGVPGCVYSSISTASGVGLTAGVVQEKTEIGDSTWVIKPGVLVKANGGTACLDELTVERSVLSYILEAMESQTIHVSKGGLNTKLPAGCSILAACNPKYGRYDKNIPVIEQINIPAPLLSRFDLIFPIKDTPNRKRDSEIANHILDTHIAYMDDSKNKEIGLFYEIIDEIKIDFDFFCKYIAYARQKTPKFTKESKQVIHDFYLDLRKSSVQITARQLEALVRLSEAHAKLKLKDLVEEEDAKFAIYLMTESLKEVAYDQKTKSFDIDRLFGNSKVERNELNVVYDIIRLQCENSEHNLAKKISIIKRALEYDISDGKAVKLIDKLIGFGDIEEISAGTYRMKGV; encoded by the coding sequence TTGGATGACAAAATAAAATCAAAGTTAATGTCAAGGTTAGTTCCGTATTTTAAGGAAGTTCACCTCGATGATATAATATCTGAAACCAAAAGAGTGGTAGTTGATTTAAAAAACGTTCATGATTATGGTTTCTTTGAATTTTTAGATTATCTGGAAGAAAACCCCTATTCAGCACTGGAACTCTTAAATGAAGCTTATGCGGATGCTTATTTTTCATACAAAATGGCTGATGCAGACTGCACCGTTACTGTAAAAAATCTTCCAGAATCATTGAATAGAAATTCTAACGGAAAACCAATGACTATCGAGGACATTAAGGGGGAAAATTATGGAAAACTCGTTGAAGTTGAAGGAATAGTTGTAATGGCAACTAAAATCAAGTTGGCCCTAAAAGAAGCAGTTTATGTCTGTGCATCATGCGGCCAGAAGAAAAAAGTGACAATTGAAAGGCCTTTTGAAATGCACATGGGGCCCCAGTGTCCAAAGTGTTCTCAAAATATGTTGCTGCTGGATGAAGAATCAAAATATGTAGATTACCAGGAACTAAAAATTCAGCAGCCGTTGGATTTAATGGATGATCCCGAAGATCCTCCAAAATTCATAAGTGTATTACTCGAATACACGCCCGGAATCTACTGCGGACGGATCAAAGTCACGGGAATTCCAATAAAAAACCAGAAAAATAAGAAAATCCCGCTTCATGACATTTTAATCGGAGGATACAATTGCGAACCAGTAACCGAAAAACTGGATGTATCATTCACTGAAAATGAAATTAAACAGTTTGAAAGTCTCGCAAAAAACAAAGACGTTTTAAACATTCTTTCGGGAAGAATTGCACCACAAATCAAAGGAAACGAGATAATAAAGCAATCTATTCTCTTACAGCAGGTCAGAGGTGTTAAAAAAGGAAAAAAACGAGCAGACAGCCATATTTTATTAATAACGGATCCTGGAACTGGAAAAAGTGATATTTTAAGATTCATTGCTGGAGTTCCAGGTTGTGTTTACAGCTCGATTTCAACTGCTTCAGGAGTTGGGTTGACAGCTGGTGTGGTCCAGGAAAAAACTGAAATTGGAGACAGTACTTGGGTCATAAAACCAGGAGTATTAGTAAAAGCAAACGGCGGTACTGCATGTCTTGATGAATTAACCGTTGAAAGAAGTGTTTTATCATATATTCTAGAAGCAATGGAGTCTCAGACAATACATGTCAGTAAAGGCGGACTTAATACAAAACTTCCAGCAGGATGTTCAATTTTAGCCGCTTGTAATCCAAAATATGGAAGATATGACAAAAATATCCCTGTAATTGAACAGATCAATATTCCAGCTCCACTATTAAGCAGATTTGATCTGATATTCCCAATAAAAGACACTCCGAATAGAAAAAGAGACAGCGAAATTGCAAACCATATTTTAGATACGCATATTGCATACATGGATGACTCAAAAAACAAAGAAATCGGTTTATTTTACGAAATAATTGACGAAATAAAAATAGATTTTGATTTTTTCTGCAAATACATTGCATATGCAAGGCAAAAAACCCCTAAATTTACAAAAGAGTCTAAACAGGTAATTCACGACTTTTATCTTGATTTAAGAAAATCTTCTGTTCAAATCACCGCAAGACAGCTCGAAGCACTTGTGAGGCTCTCAGAAGCTCATGCTAAACTTAAATTAAAAGATCTAGTTGAAGAGGAAGACGCTAAATTTGCAATTTATCTGATGACTGAGTCCTTAAAAGAAGTTGCATACGACCAAAAAACTAAGTCTTTTGACATTGATCGACTCTTTGGAAATTCAAAGGTTGAAAGAAACGAATTAAATGTTGTTTATGATATTATACGGCTCCAATGTGAAAATAGTGAGCACAATCTAGCTAAAAAAATTTCAATTATCAAAAGAGCGCTCGAATACGATATTTCAGACGGTAAAGCTGTAAAACTAATTGATAAATTGATTGGATTTGGAGATATCGAAGAAATAAGCGCTGGAACCTATCGAATGAAGGGTGTTTAA